In the genome of Limnothrix sp. FACHB-406, the window GTCAGCTTTTTCACTGGTTGCACGATCCAGTTGCACCAACAAGGCGATCGCCTGTTTCGCAAACCCAATGGGCAACTGACTCGCCAACAAAATCAACACTTCTCGCCAGGCATCATCATTCCAGTGCTGCCCAAAGATAGTGTGAATCAAATTATCCGTTGAAATCGCATTTTGGCTGCCTGAATCCCGTTGATTAAACCGCTCCCAAATCTCCGTCGCGCAGAAATATTCCAAAAAGGTGCGATGCACAAAAGCGTAATAGCCCGTCCCTGCTGAACAAAGCGTGAAGTTTCGCACCCGCAAAGCATCAATCAACGCTTCAGCCCACCCTTCGGGATTGGGCAGCGACAAGGTGCGTAAATAATCCGCCACGATCGCTTGCAAATCCGATTGAGCAATTAAATTACCCTTCAAGCCGCCATCGGTATTCTGCAAAAAGAACGCCACCTGCCGCACAATTTTTTGCTTTTGATTCAGGGTGAGCTGAATGTCCTGACAGCGATCGGGCAGCTTTTTGTGCTCCACATCCCAGTCCCGCAGCAACAGATCAGTGGCTTGGCGATAGAACTCCAATCGCTCATCCGGGAGCCGCGATTTGCGATTCAAAATACACATCATCGTCAGCATCAACGGATTGCCCGCTAACTCCCGAATCGTTCGACCTCGGGCGATCGCGGCGCTCATCCGATCTCGACAGCGATCGCGATCGGCTTGTTGGCCGTCTCCAAAGGTTTCCTGATGCCAGCGATCGCAAAAATCCTTGATTTGCTGATCATCGAATTCTTCGAGCAACCAATGCCGAAACCCGTGATTCGTGAGTGATCGCGCATAGTTTTGGTAGCCATAAACCCGCGATGTCACAATAATTTTGGCCGCAGGATAGTCATGCGCTAATCGGCAAATTTCCCGAATCACTTCATCTCGCCGCGCCGGTTCAAACACCTCATCCAATCCATCAAAGAGCAGCAGCACCCGCCCAGCGCTCAACCAGTCATGCAACTGGGATTTATTCAACCGATCCAAGACATTGCCTGCATGGAAATAGTCCAAAACATCCAAGGACGCTTGGCGCGATAATTTCCGTAACTCCACAAACAAGGGCAACGGCCGCAACAGCAACTGATCCGATGGCTGGGTGTGATTAGTTTTAAATAGTTCATTTTCATAGGTCGCCCAATCCAACGCCAAATATTTGAGCAACGTGGATTTTCCTGACCCCGGATCGCCCAAAATCACGAACAAGTTCATGTCCGGACTCTTAACCAATTCCACCACGGATTGCGGCGCTTGGTTGCGATAGAGATCCCGTAATCGCTCCTGCTGGTTTTCGTCGAGTTCTTCCTTCAGCAAGCCATATTGCCGCAGCAATTCCTTGGGCGCTTTGTCCAGTTGCGGCAAATATTCCCCACATTCCCGCGCCCGTTGCGGCAAAAACACTTGCCACAGCTTCACCGAATAGGCTCCCCCATCGGTGGCCAACTGGTCGAGCGGCAAAACCTCATGGTCGGTTTGGAGCGATCGCGCATAGGCCAACAGGTCAAAATCCACGATCGGCCCCAGCGAGCCGCGAACCAAATCACGGGTTTCCGCCACCCGCTCGAACTGGGCGATCGCCCGCAATTTCTCATCCGCCCCAATCAACTCGCGGGTGTATTTCTGATAGCGCTTGGCGATTTTTTGCCAATTAAATTCTGGGGGTAAGGGCTTGAGCTTCAGGGCTAACCAGCGATCGGCCCAAACCACCGGATCGACTTGCCCCTCATCCGCGAACGCACTCCCCAACGCCCCCGCCACCGCCGGATCAGCAATCAACCGTTTCAGCGATTCGGTATAAGCCTGAACCCGCTCCAGCTCATCATCACAGCAATCTTCAAGCTCTCGCTGTATCAATTCCAAAAAGCCTTTAATCGCTTTGCCCGTCGCCATTTCCAGCGAGTCGGGCCCAAAGCGATCGACTAGTCCTTGCAACCGCCCCTTAAAAAAATCCTTGACGTAATCTTTGAGCGTGTCCTTGGCCAGGTCTTCCATCACTGCGCCAAAGACAAACCCCACCGTCTGCGTCACGCCCCAGATTACTAACCAGTCCACCATCGGAGTCTCACAAAGGATGATTGGCTACATCAATTATGCGCGATCGCCCTGCGAGGAAACAGATGCACGCTAGAGCCGATCGACCGTCAGGCCAAAAGGTTGGGAGATGGGTGGGTTTTGCAAGATTTTTGGACAGGGCAACATCAGCCCGATCGTTCCCAGCGGAACTTGCGATCGGCCTCGGCGATCGGCACATCGTTAATGCTGGCTTCCCGACGCTGCATCAAGCCGTTGGGCGCAAATTCCCATTGCTCGTTGCCATAGGCGCGATACCACTGCCCCGAGTCCGTGTGGTATTCATACTCGAACTTCACGGAGATTCGGTTATCGGTGAAGCTCCAGAGTTCCTTCTTGAGGCGATAGTCCAGCTCATGATTCCACTTGCGGGTCAGGAACTCGCGGATTTTGTCCCGTCCCGCAAAGAATTCCGATCGATTGCGCCAAACCGAATCTTCCGTGTAAGCCAGCGATACGCGCTCCGGGTCGCGGGTGTTCCAAGCATCTTCGGCGGCTTGCACCTTGGCGATCGCGGTTTCGCGGGTAAACGGCGGCAGGGGCGGACGACTTTCCATGGCTGGAACCCTTATGCGGTCACTTCGTAACGACAGTGGGAGCGGGTGGCGGCTCAAAAAATTCCCAAAAAAAATGCAGAGATCCGACAGACGAATCTGCCAGGTCTCCGCAGCGGTGACACATCTCTCCACTACTCTTGCTTATATTGTTGCCTTGAAAGGGGAAAAAGTTCCAGCTTTTCTGAAAAATTTTTTTGCCCTGTCGAATTGCCCTGCCGAACTGCTCTGCCCGATCGCGCTGTGCATCACCCTTGATAGCCACTGAGAACGATTGTGCTTGGTATGATTTGCTTCATTGAGCAATCAAGCGCTTTTGAATGCTGATGCGGGAAAATGTTGTTTTAGCTTGAATTTTCCGTATTTTAGAGATTCTTTGCTGCTTCAAGGGATATGTATCTCTTGTTACTTGTGCCAGCAAAACACATTGATTGTTGCCGGATTTTTAACCGTCACATTTCCGGAATCAGAATTGAACAATCACGCTAGGGCCCTATTTCTCAGTGGAGGTTTCAGCGCAATTCTCCATGGGGTTGTTGCTAGCTGGGTGGGGCAAGATGGAGATGGGGATGAGAATTGGCCAGAATTTTGATCAGGATTGGCTCTAGCTGGTTTCCGGCCCTACGCTACGATTTGGGATCCCGGAATGGATTGCGACAGATGGGGGGGGAGCAACCATCGGGGAGCGATCGGGTGGCTTCGTTTGCAGGTTGGGTCATTTTTGGGCAACTTTAAGCGGATCGAATCCCGGATTGCTTGCAGTCTTGATTGCTTGCGGTGAAGTTTGCGGTGAAGTTTGTGGACAAGGGAAACTCTGGATTGCTATGGACAACTCAACTCGTCGATCGGATGCGTTAGGAACCAATGGGGCGGGAACGGCTCCCCTGTCGTTGCTGGAAGCCCAAAAGGTTTTGGCGGTGTTTAACTGTTTGGAAGAAGCGCCCAGTCTCTCGGAGAGTCAGCAGGCGATTATTCGATCGGCTCTGCGGACGGTGGTTCAGGAGGCGGACTGCGTGATTTTTGGAGTTTGTGCGGATTCGATCGCTCAAGGGTTGGCGGCTGTGCGGGCCTATGGGGCTGGTTTGGATCGTGAAGTGCCGCCGGAGCCGGAACGGCGGGGGGTGGCCAATCCGGAACAGCCGATTTATATCAAGTGCAACACTAACTCTCTGTTGTTTTATGCGGAACCCTACCAGGGTGAAAATCGAGGGGTTTTGGTGTCCTGTCAGTCCCATGTGGATGAGGAATTGAATGCGATGTATGGCCACCTACCCTTAGATTTGTTTGCCTAGGGCGATGGGGCGACCAAGGGGACGGTGGTTGAGCGATCGCGCCCGGGGGCTTGGCCGGTGGCAACGGATCCGGCAACTCCCGAGAATGGTGCGGGGCGGTGGCGTTTGGGGGCTGCTGTTGGTGTTGCTGGCGATCGGGGGAATGTTGGCGCTGAAAATGCCGCCCGCTTCGGGATCCGCAGCCCTGCACCCGCTTTCCCAGTGGTCGGCCCAGTTATCCGAGGGGGATGCTATGGAGCTTTTGACGGATCCGTTTTTGCAGTTGCCGGGGTCGGACTCGGTGCATGTGGTTTGGTTCACGGAATTGCCGGGCGATCGCCATTGGGTGGATTGGGGCGATCGGCTTGATCGGCAGGCCTTGGCCCAAACCCGCCGCTTGACTCGTACCCGTGAAGATGGCCAATCGCGACTGCCGGAGCGGGTGGCGGCCCAGCGGCCCGAGGGGGTGAAGGTTTGGGAGCGGCCCATTTGGCGACATGAGGCGATCGTGTCGGGGCTGTTGCCGGGCCAGTCGGTTCCCTATCGGGTGACGAGTCAAGGGGGCGATCGCGCCGTCAGTAGCGGAGTGTTTCGCCTGTCGCCCCAACCGCTGCCGGGCCAACCGCTGCAACTGCTGTTGACTTCGGATCATCAACTGAAGCCAATGGTGGCGGCCAACTTGCAACAGGTGGTGGCCACGGTGGGCCGGGTGGATGGGGTGTTGTTTGCGGGGGACTTGGTGAATGTGCCCGATCGTGCTTCGGAATGGTTTGACGATGGGGGCGGTGGGGCGTTTTTTCCCTGTTTGCAAGGACGAGCCAATCGATCGCTCCAAGGTCACACCTACCAAGGCGGGGCTATTTTGCAGGAGGCTCCCCTGTTCGCGGCCCTAGGCAACCACGAGGTGATGGGTCGGGTGGGGCGGGCCCAAGATCTCAACCGGGAATTTTATGACACCGTGCCTCGCTGGGTCGTGCGACAGGGGGCCGCGCAACAGGGGGCTGCGCAACGGGGAGCGGGCGATCGGGTCTTAGGTCCGGCTTCCGGCGAAGTTTCAGGGGCAACGTCGGGGGAAACACCAGGGGCTGCAATCGGCCCGGCCGCCTTGGCGGATCAATCGTTCAACACGCGCACCTATGAGGAAATTTGGACGTTGCCGACTAACGATCGGGGCGAGGGCAATTACTACGCCGTCAGCTTTGGGGATCTGCGGTTGGTGGTGTTGAACGTGACCCAAGCTTGGCGATCGCCCATTTTGACGGCGAAGTTCGGCGGCCGCTTCCACGAAGGCCAGCCCCAAAGTCCGATCGATTGGGGTTGGGGTCAGCATATTTTTGAATCGATCGCCCCGGGGAGTCCGCAATTTCAGTGGCTCCAAGCGGAATTGGCCGGCGAGCCATTTCGCCAAGCCAAGTATCGCGTGGTTATGTTTCACCACCCGCCCCATACCTTGGGGGATAACAGCGTGCCGCCCTTCACGGATCCCATCCAGACGATCGAGCGGGATGACCTGGGCCAGGTGATGGCGGTGAAATATGCCTATCCGCGCGATCAAGATGTGATTGCCCAATATTTGTCCCCCCTGCTGGAATCGGCGGAGGTGGATTTGGTGTTGTATGGCCACTCGCACCTGTGGAATCGGTTCCGCCGTGGCCGCACCCATTACCTGGAAACGTCGAACGTGGGCAATAGCTATGGGGCGGCCTGGGGCGATCGGGGGCGATCGGGCATTCCGCCGGAGGGTAGCGGGTTTGAGCGATCGGACTATGTGGCGATCGGGGATCCTAATGGATTGCCCCCAATTGTGCCCTCGATCGCTCCTTTGATTGATCCCTTGGATCAAACCCCTCAGCCCTACTTGGCCAGCAACGAAATCACCGCCTTCAGTATTTTGGACACGGCTGCCGGAACGGTCACTAGCTATGTTTTTGACCCCAGAAAGCCGGAGCAACCCGCTCAACCGTTCGATCGGTTCACGATTGGGGCCCCGGCTAACGAGGGAGACCGTTGAGGAGCGAGTTGCTGCTCACGGGATCAACTTGATTCGCTCAGTCTGATTAATTCAAGCTGATTAATTCAGTCCGGTTAGCTCAGGTTGACTGGCTCAGTCTGGTTAGCGAGTACCAAACACCCGTTGCACACAGGTACGCGCAATTTGCATCATTTCCGGCGGCAGCTCATTGCTGTTCGATTGCTGCATCCGTTGGTAGAGATTCATGGTTTGCTGCAAGGTATAGCGCGACTGGAATTCCGCCAAGGAGCATTGGCAATATTGCGTAGCCTGCTGTTGGTTAAACTGACCCGATTGTTGAGCCGATCGGGTGCAGCTTTGCAAAAAGGCGCGCGAAAATTCTGGCGGGTAAGCATTGCGCTGGGTCAGGCTCCCGATCGACTGGCGATCAGTCTCGATCGGCTCTGCGGCTTGGGCGCTCAAACCGGACGCAAGGCCCAGGGCCACAAAGCTCCCTACGATGGTCAACGATTGCAGCGCCTGGGTCGGAAAGTTACGTTTCATAGTGTCGTGGTTGTTTGAAATCAGCAGCCCACAGCCCACACCGCCAGCCCATCTTGCAAGACACACTAGCGGGCCTGAGCAAAGCTACCCTCAGTCGATTTCAACCTTTGCATAGGTCAAGCCGAACGATCGGGAAAGTTGCGGGATCGTGATTGATCGCTCAAGCTCTCCAAATCAGTTCGGCTCATAATGGGAGCGGCGATCGCCCCCATGTGTTGATTGCCCCATGCACGGGTTGAGTTAACTGATTAAATTAAAAGACTCATCCCCGCACCCATGGGTTGCAAGCTTTGAATGATTCAAGTTCTGGATGATTGCGAAGGCCCATCTGGAGTGCAGGTTGCAATTGACATCACAAACCCGCATAACCGGCCCGCACAACCAACCCGCACTCCGAACCTGCTTTTCAATCCCAATCGGGGATGATGGTCTGTTTAATTCCTAGCTCAGTTCCTTAACGCTGGCCACCAGCTCAGACACTTTTTCTTTTGCACTGCCAAACAGCATCATCGTTTTGTCTTCATAGAAGAGCGCATTATCCAAACCGGCAAATCCGGGGTTCATGCTGCGTTTAATCACGATCGTGTGTTTGGCGCGATCGACCTCCAGAATCGGCATTCCGTAGATCGGGCTTTGGGGATTGTCCCGGGCATCCGGGTTCACCACATCATTGGCCCCAATCACCAGCGCCACATCCACCCGTTCAAAGTCCGGGTTAATGTCGTCCAGGTCGCACAGTTGGGAATAGGGCACGTTGGCTTCCGCCAGCAACACGTTCATGTGGCCCGGCATCCGACCTGCCACCGGGTGAATGGCATAGCGCACATCAACACCCAACCGTTCGAGCTGATCGGCCAACTCCCGCACGGCGTGCTGGGCTTGGGCCACCGCCATGCCATAGCCGGGCACAATCGCCACCGATCGGGCATAGCCCAACATCATGGCGCATTCTTCCGGGTCGATCGAGCGCACCGTGTGGGAACCCGCATCGCTGCTGCCGCCGTCGTCCGTGGCCGTGCTGACGCTGCCAAAGGCCCCAAAGAGCACATTGGTCAGCGATCGATTCATGGCCTTGCACATGATTTGGGTCAGGATCAGCCCCGAAGCGCCCACCAGCGCCCCGGCAATTACCAGCATTTCATTGCCCAACACAAAACCCGCCGCACTGGCCGCCAGCCCGGACAGGGAGTTCAGCAGCGAAATCACGACCGGCGTATCAGCACCCCCGATCGGCAACACCACCAACACCCCCTGCACCAGGGAAATGCCCGTCAGCAGCCACAAAACCGTCAAATCGCCCGGGTGAATCAGCAAATAAGCACCGCTGGCCACAAAGCCCAGCAGCAAGCCGAAATTCACCGGTTGTTGCAGGGGGAAAGTGATGGGTGCGCCGGTTACCAGTCCCTGCAACTTGGCAAAGGCCATGAAACTGCCCGTGAGGGTCACGCCCCCAATCAGCAGCCCGGCAATGACGGTCACGGCCGTGTCGGTGGGAACCGGTGCGCCCGTGTTCACAATCCGCCAATATTCCGCCGCTGCCACCAGGGCCGAGGCCGCGCCGCCCAACCCGTTCAACAAGCCCACCATCTGGGGCATGTCGGTCATGGCAACGCGCTTGGCGGCAATCAGACCAACCACCGATCCCGCCACCAGGGTGGCCAAGAGTGCCCCGTAGTTCACGGCGGAGCGATCGAGCAGGGTCACCCCGATCGCCATGGCCATGCCCACGGCCGCCAGCCAGTTGCCCCGGCGAGCGGTGGCGGGCGATCCCAACATTTTGATCCCCACAATGAACAGGGCCGCAGCGGCCAAGTTGCTTAGCCGGGCGATCGTTGTCCACCATTCAGCGGGCAAAACACCCGA includes:
- a CDS encoding metallophosphoesterase, with the protein product MGRPRGRWLSDRARGLGRWQRIRQLPRMVRGGGVWGLLLVLLAIGGMLALKMPPASGSAALHPLSQWSAQLSEGDAMELLTDPFLQLPGSDSVHVVWFTELPGDRHWVDWGDRLDRQALAQTRRLTRTREDGQSRLPERVAAQRPEGVKVWERPIWRHEAIVSGLLPGQSVPYRVTSQGGDRAVSSGVFRLSPQPLPGQPLQLLLTSDHQLKPMVAANLQQVVATVGRVDGVLFAGDLVNVPDRASEWFDDGGGGAFFPCLQGRANRSLQGHTYQGGAILQEAPLFAALGNHEVMGRVGRAQDLNREFYDTVPRWVVRQGAAQQGAAQRGAGDRVLGPASGEVSGATSGETPGAAIGPAALADQSFNTRTYEEIWTLPTNDRGEGNYYAVSFGDLRLVVLNVTQAWRSPILTAKFGGRFHEGQPQSPIDWGWGQHIFESIAPGSPQFQWLQAELAGEPFRQAKYRVVMFHHPPHTLGDNSVPPFTDPIQTIERDDLGQVMAVKYAYPRDQDVIAQYLSPLLESAEVDLVLYGHSHLWNRFRRGRTHYLETSNVGNSYGAAWGDRGRSGIPPEGSGFERSDYVAIGDPNGLPPIVPSIAPLIDPLDQTPQPYLASNEITAFSILDTAAGTVTSYVFDPRKPEQPAQPFDRFTIGAPANEGDR
- a CDS encoding nuclear transport factor 2 family protein → MESRPPLPPFTRETAIAKVQAAEDAWNTRDPERVSLAYTEDSVWRNRSEFFAGRDKIREFLTRKWNHELDYRLKKELWSFTDNRISVKFEYEYHTDSGQWYRAYGNEQWEFAPNGLMQRREASINDVPIAEADRKFRWERSG
- a CDS encoding NAD(P)(+) transhydrogenase (Re/Si-specific) subunit beta, coding for MIDGLVSGVLPAEWWTTIARLSNLAAAALFIVGIKMLGSPATARRGNWLAAVGMAMAIGVTLLDRSAVNYGALLATLVAGSVVGLIAAKRVAMTDMPQMVGLLNGLGGAASALVAAAEYWRIVNTGAPVPTDTAVTVIAGLLIGGVTLTGSFMAFAKLQGLVTGAPITFPLQQPVNFGLLLGFVASGAYLLIHPGDLTVLWLLTGISLVQGVLVVLPIGGADTPVVISLLNSLSGLAASAAGFVLGNEMLVIAGALVGASGLILTQIMCKAMNRSLTNVLFGAFGSVSTATDDGGSSDAGSHTVRSIDPEECAMMLGYARSVAIVPGYGMAVAQAQHAVRELADQLERLGVDVRYAIHPVAGRMPGHMNVLLAEANVPYSQLCDLDDINPDFERVDVALVIGANDVVNPDARDNPQSPIYGMPILEVDRAKHTIVIKRSMNPGFAGLDNALFYEDKTMMLFGSAKEKVSELVASVKELS
- a CDS encoding HEAT repeat domain-containing protein gives rise to the protein MVDWLVIWGVTQTVGFVFGAVMEDLAKDTLKDYVKDFFKGRLQGLVDRFGPDSLEMATGKAIKGFLELIQRELEDCCDDELERVQAYTESLKRLIADPAVAGALGSAFADEGQVDPVVWADRWLALKLKPLPPEFNWQKIAKRYQKYTRELIGADEKLRAIAQFERVAETRDLVRGSLGPIVDFDLLAYARSLQTDHEVLPLDQLATDGGAYSVKLWQVFLPQRARECGEYLPQLDKAPKELLRQYGLLKEELDENQQERLRDLYRNQAPQSVVELVKSPDMNLFVILGDPGSGKSTLLKYLALDWATYENELFKTNHTQPSDQLLLRPLPLFVELRKLSRQASLDVLDYFHAGNVLDRLNKSQLHDWLSAGRVLLLFDGLDEVFEPARRDEVIREICRLAHDYPAAKIIVTSRVYGYQNYARSLTNHGFRHWLLEEFDDQQIKDFCDRWHQETFGDGQQADRDRCRDRMSAAIARGRTIRELAGNPLMLTMMCILNRKSRLPDERLEFYRQATDLLLRDWDVEHKKLPDRCQDIQLTLNQKQKIVRQVAFFLQNTDGGLKGNLIAQSDLQAIVADYLRTLSLPNPEGWAEALIDALRVRNFTLCSAGTGYYAFVHRTFLEYFCATEIWERFNQRDSGSQNAISTDNLIHTIFGQHWNDDAWREVLILLASQLPIGFAKQAIALLVQLDRATSEKADFANLFLAADCWAELPERSSIAELDRDLLQRLRSLTAWGALREVDSQEDWDFNQRIRKVRDRALRCVAQHWQDDPDTLPWLKDRARSDENWAVRQAAVQELARGWKNNPDTLPWLKDRARSDQDSGVRQAAVQELAQGWKDDSDTLLLLKDCARSDQDKGVRQVAVYVLAWNCKDDPDTLPWLKDRARSDQDRGVRQIAVRELARGWKDDPETLPWLKDRARSDEHEFVRRAAMWELARGWKDHPETLLLLKDRARSDEHEVVRRAAMWELIRDWKDHPDTSRWLKDCARSDENWRVREAAVRELAQGWKDDPETLLLLKDRARFDEDEDVREAAVQGLARDWKDHPDTLLLLQDRAQSDEHWFTRRVVLRELAQGWKDDPDTLLLLQDRARSDEDNDVRQTALEGLLEIAPKNPQVIDLLRDRAANDPDDFLREWATEQLAEINSQSQGE
- a CDS encoding DUF1824 family protein encodes the protein MDNSTRRSDALGTNGAGTAPLSLLEAQKVLAVFNCLEEAPSLSESQQAIIRSALRTVVQEADCVIFGVCADSIAQGLAAVRAYGAGLDREVPPEPERRGVANPEQPIYIKCNTNSLLFYAEPYQGENRGVLVSCQSHVDEELNAMYGHLPLDLFA